From a region of the Monodelphis domestica isolate mMonDom1 chromosome 8, mMonDom1.pri, whole genome shotgun sequence genome:
- the SLC4A3 gene encoding anion exchange protein 3 isoform X2 yields MANGLIPPPGGTSPLPQVRVPLEELPLSPDREEDDDLGKTLAVSRFGDLISKLPAWDPEKPSRSYSERDFEFHRHTSHHTHHPLSARLPPPHKFRRLPTTSAHRARRKRKKEKTSAPPSEGTPPIQEEGVVGGEEEEEEEEEEEEEEEGESEAETLDQEPLPAESPSRVKFSIGSDDDDSVGVPGKNVPTKSLSQPLPGLAHDSEHSSSPPIPRPRTPRGMDEKARPWSPSASYDLRERLCPGSALESPVSLEQQVPTDEAEAQMLGSADLDDMKSHRLEDNPGVRRHLVKKPSRTQAGRSSPGGLAPILRKKKKKKKLDRRPHEVFVELNELMLDKAQEPQWRETARWIKFEEDVEEETERWGKPHVASLSFRSLLELRKTIAHGATLLDLEQTTLPGIAHLVVETMIMSDQIRPEDRASVLRTLLLKHSHPNDDKDGSFFPRNPSSSSVNSMLGNHHSTPGHVPDSAVPTIGDDLSEPAPLWPHDPDSREVWVPAPISALYPQKPLHMPGGDGHRGKSLKLMEKIPEDAEATVVLVGCVPFLEQPAAAFVRLNEAVLLESVLEVPVPVRFLFVMLGPRETRTDYHELGRSIATLMSDKLFHEAAYQADDRQDLLCAISEFLDGSIVIPPSEVEGRDLLRSVAAFQRELLRKRREREQNKVQLAPRSETTVSGKDLSTSGSGVSEGSPEDDPLQRTGSLFGGLIQDVKRRYPLYVSDLIDALDSQCLAAVLFIYFAALSPAITFGGLLGEKTEGLIGVSEMIVSTSIIGVIFSLLAAQPLLVVGFSGPLLVFEEAFFKFCHAQDLEYLTSRVWVGFWLIVFVVSLVAIEGSFLVRYISLFTQEIFAFLISLIFIYETFYKLYKVFTEHPLLPFYPSDSALERPIGSDLDLNSSALPTTEGPPGPRKQPNTALLSLILMLGTFLLAFFLRKFRNSRFLGGKARRIIGDFGIPISILVMVLVDYSIIDTYTQRLTVPTGLSVTSPDKRSWFIPPLGSTRPFPPWMMVAASIPALLVLILIFMETQITALIVSQKARRLVKGSGFHLDLLLIGSLGGLCGLFGMPWLTATTVRSVTHVNALSVMRTAIAPGEKPQIKKVREQRVTGLLISCLVGLSIVMGPMLRRIPLAVLFGIFLYMGVTSLIGIQLSQRLLLLLMPAKHHPDEPYVTKVKTWRMHLFTCIQLGCIAVLWVVKSTAASLAFPFLLLLTVPLRRCLLPRIFKERELQALDSVEAEPNFDEDGQDEYNELHMPV; encoded by the exons ATGGCTAACGGATTGATCCCACCTCCCGGGGGCACCTCTCCTCTACCCCAG GTCCGGGTGCCATTGGAAGAGCTCCCCTTGAGCCCTGACAGAGAAGAGGATGATGACTTGGGAAAGACCTTGGCCGTGAGCAGGTTTGGGGACCTGATCAGCAAACTCCCTGCCTGGGACCCTGAAAAACCAAGCCGAAGCTACAGCGAGAGAGACTTTGAGT TTCACCGTCACACATCCCACCACACACACCACCCGCTGTCAGCTCGCCTGCCTCCCCCACACAAGTTTCGTCGGCTACCCACCACCTCTGCCCATCGGgccaggagaaagaggaagaaggagaaaaccTCTGCTCCCCCTTCTGAAGGCACACCTCCTATCCAGGAGGAGGGGGtagttgggggagaggaggaggaagaagaggaggaggaggaggaggaggaagaagaaggggagtCTGAGGCAGAGACATTGGATCAGGAACCCTTGCCTGCAGAGTCTCCAAGCAGAGTCAAG TTCTCCATTGgaagtgatgatgatgacagtGTGGGTGTCCCAGGGAAGAATGTCCCCACAAAGTCCCTGTCTCAGCCTCTCCCGGGCCTGGCCCATGACTCTGAACACTCCAGCAG TCCCCCGATTCCTCGACCCCGGACCCCTCGAGGCATGGATGAGAAGGCCAGGCCATGGAGCCCATCAGCAAGTTATGACCTCCGGGAGCGCCTGTGCCCTGGCAGTGCCTTGGAAAGCCCAGTCAGCCTGGAACAGCAGGTGCCCACCGATGAGGCTGAGGCCCAGATGCTTGGTTCTGCTGACCTGGATGACATGAAAA GTCATCGACTGGAGGACAACCCTGGAGTGCGGAGGCATCTGGTGAAGAAGCCTTCTCGGACCCAGGCTGGGAGGAGTAGCCCTGGAGGCTTGGCTCCtattttgaggaagaaaaagaaaaagaagaaactggaCCGGAGGCCTCATGAG gTGTTTGTGGAACTGAACGAGCTCATGTTGGACAAGGCCCAGGAGCCTCAGTGGCGGGAAACAGCCCGCTGGATCAAGTTTGAGGAAGATGTGGAGGAGGAGACGGAGCGTTGGGGGAAGCCCCACGTGGCTTCGCTGTCTTTCCGTAGCCTTCTGGAGCTGAGGAAAACCATTGCCCACG GGGCCACCCTCCTGGACCTAGAGCAGACCACCCTGCCTGGCATTGCACACCTCGTGGTGGAGACGATGATCATGTCAGACCAAATCCGTCCAGAGGACCGAGCAAGTGTACTGCGCACACTTTTGCTAAAACACAG CCACCCTAACGATGACAAAGATGGAAGTTTTTTCCCCCGAAATCCATCAAGCTCCAGTGTGAACTCCATGCTGGGGAACCATCACTCAACTCCGGGCCATGTTCCTGATAGTGCTGTCCCCACTATAGGGGATGACCTCAGTGAACCAGCTCCGCTTTGGCCCCATGATCCTGACAGCAGAGAG GTTTGGGTCCCAGCCCCAATCTCAGCTCTGTATCCTCAGAAGCCCTTGCACATGCCTGGGGGGGATGGCCACCGAGGGAAAAGCCTGAAGCTGATGGAGAAGATCCCTGAGGATGCCGAAGCCACTGTTGTGCTTGTGG GCTGTGTCCCTTTTTTGGAGCAGCCTGCTGCGGCTTTTGTTCGGTTGAATGAGGCTGTGCTCCTGGAATCTGTGCTTGAAGTTCCCGTGCCGGTCCGTTTCCTCTTTGTGATGCTGGGGCCCAGAGAGACCAGGACTGATTACCATGAGTTGGGTCGCTCCATCGCTACTCTCATGTCTGACAAG CTGTTCCATGAGGCTGCGTACCAGGCAGATGACCGCCAGGATCTGCTGTGTGCCATCAGTGAGTTCTTGGATGGCAGCATTGTGATCCCACCATCTGAGGTGGAGGGTCGTGATCTACTGCGGTCAGTGGCCGCCTTCCAGCGGGAGCTGCTCAGGAAGCGGAGGGAGCGGGAGCAGAACAAGGTCCAGCTGGCCCCCCGGAGTGAGACCACTGTTTCAGGAAAAG ATCTGTCCACATCAGGGTCAGGAGTCTCTGAGGGGAGCCCAGAGGATGACCCTCTTCAGCGGACAGGCAGCTTGTTTGGGGGACTTATTCAAGATGTGAAGCGTCGCTACCCACTCTATGTCAGTGACCTGATAGATGCGCTGGACTCTCAGTGCTTGGCTGCTGTGCTTTTTATCTACTTTGCAGCCCTGAGCCCGGCTATCACCTTTGGAGGACTGCTGG GGGAGAAGACTGAAGGGCTGATAGGGGTGTCAGAGATGATCGTCTCCACTTCTATCATCGGTGTCATTTTCTCCCTGCTGGCTGCCCAGCCGCTGCTTGTGGTGGGCTTCTCAGGGCCATTGCTCGTTTTTGAGGAAGCCTTCTTCAAG TTCTGCCATGCTCAGGACCTGGAGTACCTCACAAGCCGGGTTTGGGTTGGCTTCTGGCTCATCGTCTTTGTGGTTTCACTGGTGGCCATCGAGGGCAGCTTTCTCGTCCGATACATCTCGCTCTTCACCCAGGAGATCTTTGCCTTTCTCATCTCCCTCATCTTCATCTATGAGACTTTCTACAAGCTCTATAAG GTGTTTACTGAACATCCCTTACTGCCCTTTTACCCTTCGGACTCAGCATTGGAAAGGCCAATAGGATCCGAcctagacctgaattcaagtgcACTGCCTACCACAGAGGGCCCACCAGGGCCACGGAAGCAGCCCAATACAGCACTGCTTTCCCTCATCCTTATGCTTGGGACCTTTCTTCTTGCCTTCTTCCTACGGAAATTCAGGAACAGTCGCTTTCTGGGGGGAAAG GCACGCCGAATTATTGGGGACTTTGGGATTCCAATCTCCATTCTGGTGATGGTTTTGGTGGATTATTCTATCATTGACACCTATACTCAG AGGCTGACTGTACCCACGGGGCTCTCCGTGACATCCCCTGATAAGCGCAGTTGGTTCATTCCACCCCTGGGAAGCACTCGACCTTTCCCACCTTGGATGATGGTGGCAGCATCTATCCCAGCTCTCCTTGTCCTCATTCTTATCTTCATGGAGACACAGATCACTGc GCTCATTGTCAGCCAGAAGGCTCGTCGGCTGGTCAAGGGTTCAGGCTTCCACCTAGACCTGTTGCTGATTGGCTCTCTGGGGGGTCTCTGTGGGCTCTTTGGGATGCCCTGGCTCACAGCTACCACTGTCCGATCCGTCACCCATGTTAATGCACTGTCTGTTATGCGCACGGCCATTGCACCTGGAGAGAAGCCCCAGATCAAGAAGGTCAGGGAGCAGCGGGTCACAGGATTGCTCATTTCCTGCCTTGTGG GCCTCTCCATTGTGATGGGGCCAATGCTTCGTCGGATCCCACTGGCAGTACTGTTTGGAATTTTCCTGTACATGGGGGTCACCTCTCTGATTGGGATACAGCTCTCACAGCGCCTTCTGCTCCTTCTGATGCCTGCAAAACACCATCCTGATGAGCCCTATGTGACCAAG GTAAAGACTTGGCGGATGCATCTCTTCACCTGTATCCAGCTGGGTTGCATTGCAGTGCTCTGGGTGGTCAAGTCCACAGCTGCCTCCCTCGCCTTCCCTTTTCTGCTGTTGCTCACGGTACCACTGAGGCGTTGCCTGCTGCCTCGAATCTTTAAGGAGAGGGAACTGCAGGCG TTGGACTCCGTAGAAGCCGAACCCAACTTTGATGAAGATGGGCAGGATGAATATAATGAGCTCCACATGCCGGTGTAA
- the SLC4A3 gene encoding anion exchange protein 3 isoform X4, with product MANGLIPPPGGTSPLPQVRVPLEELPLSPDREEDDDLGKTLAVSRFGDLISKLPAWDPEKPSRSYSERDFEFHRHTSHHTHHPLSARLPPPHKFRRLPTTSAHRARRKRKKEKTSAPPSEGTPPIQEEGVVGGEEEEEEEEEEEEEEEGESEAETLDQEPLPAESPSRVKFSIGSDDDDSVGVPGKNVPTKSLSQPLPGLAHDSEHSSSPPIPRPRTPRGMDEKARPWSPSASYDLRERLCPGSALESPVSLEQQVPTDEAEAQMLGSADLDDMKSHRLEDNPGVRRHLVKKPSRTQAGRSSPGGLAPILRKKKKKKKLDRRPHEVFVELNELMLDKAQEPQWRETARWIKFEEDVEEETERWGKPHVASLSFRSLLELRKTIAHGATLLDLEQTTLPGIAHLVVETMIMSDQIRPEDRASVLRTLLLKHSHPNDDKDGSFFPRNPSSSSVNSMLGNHHSTPGHVPDSAVPTIGDDLSEPAPLWPHDPDSREKPLHMPGGDGHRGKSLKLMEKIPEDAEATVVLVGCVPFLEQPAAAFVRLNEAVLLESVLEVPVPVRFLFVMLGPRETRTDYHELGRSIATLMSDKLFHEAAYQADDRQDLLCAISEFLDGSIVIPPSEVEGRDLLRSVAAFQRELLRKRREREQNKVQLAPRSETTVSGKDLSTSGSGVSEGSPEDDPLQRTGSLFGGLIQDVKRRYPLYVSDLIDALDSQCLAAVLFIYFAALSPAITFGGLLGEKTEGLIGVSEMIVSTSIIGVIFSLLAAQPLLVVGFSGPLLVFEEAFFKFCHAQDLEYLTSRVWVGFWLIVFVVSLVAIEGSFLVRYISLFTQEIFAFLISLIFIYETFYKLYKVFTEHPLLPFYPSDSALERPIGSDLDLNSSALPTTEGPPGPRKQPNTALLSLILMLGTFLLAFFLRKFRNSRFLGGKARRIIGDFGIPISILVMVLVDYSIIDTYTQRLTVPTGLSVTSPDKRSWFIPPLGSTRPFPPWMMVAASIPALLVLILIFMETQITALIVSQKARRLVKGSGFHLDLLLIGSLGGLCGLFGMPWLTATTVRSVTHVNALSVMRTAIAPGEKPQIKKVREQRVTGLLISCLVGLSIVMGPMLRRIPLAVLFGIFLYMGVTSLIGIQLSQRLLLLLMPAKHHPDEPYVTKVKTWRMHLFTCIQLGCIAVLWVVKSTAASLAFPFLLLLTVPLRRCLLPRIFKERELQALDSVEAEPNFDEDGQDEYNELHMPV from the exons ATGGCTAACGGATTGATCCCACCTCCCGGGGGCACCTCTCCTCTACCCCAG GTCCGGGTGCCATTGGAAGAGCTCCCCTTGAGCCCTGACAGAGAAGAGGATGATGACTTGGGAAAGACCTTGGCCGTGAGCAGGTTTGGGGACCTGATCAGCAAACTCCCTGCCTGGGACCCTGAAAAACCAAGCCGAAGCTACAGCGAGAGAGACTTTGAGT TTCACCGTCACACATCCCACCACACACACCACCCGCTGTCAGCTCGCCTGCCTCCCCCACACAAGTTTCGTCGGCTACCCACCACCTCTGCCCATCGGgccaggagaaagaggaagaaggagaaaaccTCTGCTCCCCCTTCTGAAGGCACACCTCCTATCCAGGAGGAGGGGGtagttgggggagaggaggaggaagaagaggaggaggaggaggaggaggaagaagaaggggagtCTGAGGCAGAGACATTGGATCAGGAACCCTTGCCTGCAGAGTCTCCAAGCAGAGTCAAG TTCTCCATTGgaagtgatgatgatgacagtGTGGGTGTCCCAGGGAAGAATGTCCCCACAAAGTCCCTGTCTCAGCCTCTCCCGGGCCTGGCCCATGACTCTGAACACTCCAGCAG TCCCCCGATTCCTCGACCCCGGACCCCTCGAGGCATGGATGAGAAGGCCAGGCCATGGAGCCCATCAGCAAGTTATGACCTCCGGGAGCGCCTGTGCCCTGGCAGTGCCTTGGAAAGCCCAGTCAGCCTGGAACAGCAGGTGCCCACCGATGAGGCTGAGGCCCAGATGCTTGGTTCTGCTGACCTGGATGACATGAAAA GTCATCGACTGGAGGACAACCCTGGAGTGCGGAGGCATCTGGTGAAGAAGCCTTCTCGGACCCAGGCTGGGAGGAGTAGCCCTGGAGGCTTGGCTCCtattttgaggaagaaaaagaaaaagaagaaactggaCCGGAGGCCTCATGAG gTGTTTGTGGAACTGAACGAGCTCATGTTGGACAAGGCCCAGGAGCCTCAGTGGCGGGAAACAGCCCGCTGGATCAAGTTTGAGGAAGATGTGGAGGAGGAGACGGAGCGTTGGGGGAAGCCCCACGTGGCTTCGCTGTCTTTCCGTAGCCTTCTGGAGCTGAGGAAAACCATTGCCCACG GGGCCACCCTCCTGGACCTAGAGCAGACCACCCTGCCTGGCATTGCACACCTCGTGGTGGAGACGATGATCATGTCAGACCAAATCCGTCCAGAGGACCGAGCAAGTGTACTGCGCACACTTTTGCTAAAACACAG CCACCCTAACGATGACAAAGATGGAAGTTTTTTCCCCCGAAATCCATCAAGCTCCAGTGTGAACTCCATGCTGGGGAACCATCACTCAACTCCGGGCCATGTTCCTGATAGTGCTGTCCCCACTATAGGGGATGACCTCAGTGAACCAGCTCCGCTTTGGCCCCATGATCCTGACAGCAGAGAG AAGCCCTTGCACATGCCTGGGGGGGATGGCCACCGAGGGAAAAGCCTGAAGCTGATGGAGAAGATCCCTGAGGATGCCGAAGCCACTGTTGTGCTTGTGG GCTGTGTCCCTTTTTTGGAGCAGCCTGCTGCGGCTTTTGTTCGGTTGAATGAGGCTGTGCTCCTGGAATCTGTGCTTGAAGTTCCCGTGCCGGTCCGTTTCCTCTTTGTGATGCTGGGGCCCAGAGAGACCAGGACTGATTACCATGAGTTGGGTCGCTCCATCGCTACTCTCATGTCTGACAAG CTGTTCCATGAGGCTGCGTACCAGGCAGATGACCGCCAGGATCTGCTGTGTGCCATCAGTGAGTTCTTGGATGGCAGCATTGTGATCCCACCATCTGAGGTGGAGGGTCGTGATCTACTGCGGTCAGTGGCCGCCTTCCAGCGGGAGCTGCTCAGGAAGCGGAGGGAGCGGGAGCAGAACAAGGTCCAGCTGGCCCCCCGGAGTGAGACCACTGTTTCAGGAAAAG ATCTGTCCACATCAGGGTCAGGAGTCTCTGAGGGGAGCCCAGAGGATGACCCTCTTCAGCGGACAGGCAGCTTGTTTGGGGGACTTATTCAAGATGTGAAGCGTCGCTACCCACTCTATGTCAGTGACCTGATAGATGCGCTGGACTCTCAGTGCTTGGCTGCTGTGCTTTTTATCTACTTTGCAGCCCTGAGCCCGGCTATCACCTTTGGAGGACTGCTGG GGGAGAAGACTGAAGGGCTGATAGGGGTGTCAGAGATGATCGTCTCCACTTCTATCATCGGTGTCATTTTCTCCCTGCTGGCTGCCCAGCCGCTGCTTGTGGTGGGCTTCTCAGGGCCATTGCTCGTTTTTGAGGAAGCCTTCTTCAAG TTCTGCCATGCTCAGGACCTGGAGTACCTCACAAGCCGGGTTTGGGTTGGCTTCTGGCTCATCGTCTTTGTGGTTTCACTGGTGGCCATCGAGGGCAGCTTTCTCGTCCGATACATCTCGCTCTTCACCCAGGAGATCTTTGCCTTTCTCATCTCCCTCATCTTCATCTATGAGACTTTCTACAAGCTCTATAAG GTGTTTACTGAACATCCCTTACTGCCCTTTTACCCTTCGGACTCAGCATTGGAAAGGCCAATAGGATCCGAcctagacctgaattcaagtgcACTGCCTACCACAGAGGGCCCACCAGGGCCACGGAAGCAGCCCAATACAGCACTGCTTTCCCTCATCCTTATGCTTGGGACCTTTCTTCTTGCCTTCTTCCTACGGAAATTCAGGAACAGTCGCTTTCTGGGGGGAAAG GCACGCCGAATTATTGGGGACTTTGGGATTCCAATCTCCATTCTGGTGATGGTTTTGGTGGATTATTCTATCATTGACACCTATACTCAG AGGCTGACTGTACCCACGGGGCTCTCCGTGACATCCCCTGATAAGCGCAGTTGGTTCATTCCACCCCTGGGAAGCACTCGACCTTTCCCACCTTGGATGATGGTGGCAGCATCTATCCCAGCTCTCCTTGTCCTCATTCTTATCTTCATGGAGACACAGATCACTGc GCTCATTGTCAGCCAGAAGGCTCGTCGGCTGGTCAAGGGTTCAGGCTTCCACCTAGACCTGTTGCTGATTGGCTCTCTGGGGGGTCTCTGTGGGCTCTTTGGGATGCCCTGGCTCACAGCTACCACTGTCCGATCCGTCACCCATGTTAATGCACTGTCTGTTATGCGCACGGCCATTGCACCTGGAGAGAAGCCCCAGATCAAGAAGGTCAGGGAGCAGCGGGTCACAGGATTGCTCATTTCCTGCCTTGTGG GCCTCTCCATTGTGATGGGGCCAATGCTTCGTCGGATCCCACTGGCAGTACTGTTTGGAATTTTCCTGTACATGGGGGTCACCTCTCTGATTGGGATACAGCTCTCACAGCGCCTTCTGCTCCTTCTGATGCCTGCAAAACACCATCCTGATGAGCCCTATGTGACCAAG GTAAAGACTTGGCGGATGCATCTCTTCACCTGTATCCAGCTGGGTTGCATTGCAGTGCTCTGGGTGGTCAAGTCCACAGCTGCCTCCCTCGCCTTCCCTTTTCTGCTGTTGCTCACGGTACCACTGAGGCGTTGCCTGCTGCCTCGAATCTTTAAGGAGAGGGAACTGCAGGCG TTGGACTCCGTAGAAGCCGAACCCAACTTTGATGAAGATGGGCAGGATGAATATAATGAGCTCCACATGCCGGTGTAA